Proteins encoded by one window of Mariniplasma anaerobium:
- a CDS encoding immunoglobulin-like domain-containing protein: MKSKRFNLSKVLLTFMFMMLSAVVLVACGDTDQDLVDQALETIAVTYSSGDTQDSVTKNLILPETIGEISVSWASGNTAVISNAGVVTRPAVDTEVVLTATLTLGDVSETYSVTVTVIAAVVVIDPLDALDAIVITGTTLEMVGSVYETTTDIVLPATALGLNITWTTSNATYVAINGSVTRPNFGIADQVVTLTATIGGEEATFLIKVLAFTEKPVSQILDEAKTALY, encoded by the coding sequence ATGAAATCAAAAAGATTTAATTTATCTAAAGTTCTGTTAACGTTTATGTTTATGATGCTTTCTGCAGTAGTTTTGGTTGCTTGTGGTGACACAGACCAAGATTTAGTAGATCAAGCATTAGAAACGATTGCCGTTACGTATTCAAGTGGCGACACACAGGACTCAGTTACTAAGAACTTAATTTTACCTGAAACAATTGGTGAAATATCAGTATCTTGGGCATCAGGAAATACAGCTGTTATTAGTAACGCAGGCGTTGTTACTAGACCAGCAGTAGATACTGAAGTTGTATTAACTGCTACATTAACTTTAGGCGATGTTTCAGAAACTTATTCTGTTACAGTTACAGTTATAGCTGCAGTTGTAGTTATTGATCCACTAGATGCACTTGATGCTATTGTGATCACAGGTACAACATTAGAAATGGTTGGTTCAGTTTATGAAACAACAACTGACATCGTTCTTCCTGCAACTGCATTAGGACTAAACATTACTTGGACAACATCAAATGCGACTTATGTTGCAATAAATGGTTCAGTAACTAGACCTAATTTCGGAATTGCTGACCAAGTTGTTACATTAACTGCAACAATTGGTGGTGAAGAAGCTACATTCTTAATTAAAGTTTTAGCATTCACTGAAAAACCAGTATCACAAATCTTAGATGAAGCTAAAACAGCTTTATATTAG
- a CDS encoding extracellular solute-binding protein, with protein MKKIVFSILVILGVMTLSACATKRNQAPVITVTNPTQVIQQGDAFTPLEGVTATDEEDGDISRAIVVTGYETGDNDVAGTYVITLTVEDSAGATASATINLTVQGDASVEPPVLYGVVAQQLYYIGSGSYDPLAGITAQTPDGEDITADIVVSGAYLLDAAGTYTINIRITYDGVRASAAILLTVVDSGIPTTFTETVEIELWHAMGEDKANLIRGYATDFMAMYPNVTVTIPEGTGNYDTLKSNMINAITAGDYPNLVQGYPDHVAEYLNGDAVLNLNPYIYSETWGLNGDDALDDIIASYLEENTQYDANGTYYSLPFNKSTEVMIYNKTVFDDLGLDVPETWQDIIAIAPQLEAEGQAIARQKVLDANPGQTAAQLATEIAAAQALIVPAAYDSTGNAFITFARQFGGEYTALNFSTFEGEFLWHQNANTFAAMTFLKNNNTVFTLPEFWDQDYASTPFVNQQTFITIGSSAGVTYNVPSSGFEIGVAPVPYNVNMLDEKAVIQQGTNVSLMDTGSDQEKLASWLFLKYLISKDVTTDWAIETGYLPVRTSAYTSTEYQAFLNNPSTTDNKAAAIAMAANAAYQQSGYMFFDPAFIGSSRARTQVGSALERIMLGDGNIQEALNEAYNEAQKGA; from the coding sequence ATGAAAAAAATAGTATTTTCGATTTTAGTAATACTTGGAGTTATGACTTTATCAGCTTGTGCGACTAAAAGAAATCAAGCTCCAGTAATCACTGTTACAAATCCTACTCAAGTGATTCAACAAGGTGACGCGTTTACACCACTTGAAGGCGTAACAGCTACAGATGAAGAAGATGGTGACATCTCTAGAGCAATCGTAGTGACAGGATATGAAACAGGTGACAATGACGTTGCTGGTACATATGTTATTACATTAACAGTTGAAGATAGCGCAGGCGCAACTGCTTCTGCAACTATTAATTTAACAGTTCAAGGTGATGCAAGCGTAGAGCCACCAGTATTATATGGTGTAGTTGCACAACAACTATATTACATAGGTTCTGGTTCTTATGATCCACTTGCTGGTATAACTGCACAAACACCTGATGGTGAAGATATCACTGCAGATATCGTTGTAAGTGGTGCTTATCTATTAGATGCAGCTGGAACTTACACAATCAACATCAGAATTACTTATGATGGCGTAAGAGCTAGTGCAGCAATTCTATTAACAGTTGTAGATAGTGGTATTCCAACTACATTTACTGAAACTGTAGAAATCGAATTATGGCATGCAATGGGTGAAGATAAAGCAAACTTAATCCGTGGATATGCAACTGACTTTATGGCTATGTATCCTAATGTAACAGTTACTATACCAGAAGGTACTGGTAATTATGATACATTAAAGAGTAATATGATTAATGCAATTACAGCTGGTGACTATCCAAACTTAGTTCAAGGTTATCCAGATCATGTTGCAGAATATTTAAATGGTGATGCAGTACTTAACTTAAATCCTTATATCTATTCAGAAACTTGGGGATTAAATGGTGATGACGCATTAGACGATATTATCGCATCTTACTTAGAAGAAAATACACAATATGATGCAAATGGTACATATTATTCTCTTCCATTTAATAAATCAACTGAAGTAATGATTTATAATAAGACTGTTTTTGATGATTTAGGACTAGACGTTCCTGAAACATGGCAAGATATCATTGCTATAGCTCCTCAATTAGAAGCAGAAGGTCAAGCAATCGCAAGACAAAAAGTTTTAGATGCGAATCCAGGTCAAACTGCAGCACAACTAGCAACTGAAATCGCAGCAGCTCAAGCGTTAATCGTTCCTGCAGCATATGACTCAACAGGAAATGCATTCATTACATTTGCTAGACAATTCGGTGGTGAATACACTGCATTAAACTTCTCTACATTCGAAGGTGAATTCCTATGGCATCAAAATGCTAATACATTTGCTGCTATGACATTCTTAAAGAATAATAATACAGTATTTACATTACCTGAGTTCTGGGATCAAGATTATGCTTCAACTCCATTTGTTAACCAACAAACATTTATAACTATTGGTTCTTCAGCTGGCGTTACATATAATGTTCCAAGTAGTGGTTTTGAAATTGGTGTTGCACCAGTTCCTTATAATGTAAATATGCTAGATGAAAAAGCAGTTATTCAACAAGGTACGAATGTTTCATTAATGGATACAGGATCAGATCAAGAAAAACTAGCTTCATGGTTATTCTTAAAATACTTAATTTCTAAAGATGTAACAACTGATTGGGCAATTGAAACTGGATATCTTCCTGTAAGAACAAGTGCTTATACATCTACAGAATATCAAGCATTCTTAAACAATCCATCAACAACTGATAATAAAGCAGCAGCTATCGCAATGGCAGCTAATGCAGCTTATCAACAATCAGGATACATGTTCTTTGATCCAGCATTTATCGGTTCTTCAAGAGCTCGTACTCAAGTTGGTTCAGCATTAGAACGTATTATGCTAGGTGATGGAAACATTCAAGAAGCACTTAATGAAGCTTATAATGAAGCTCAAAAAGGTGCGTAA